A part of Corynebacterium lactis RW2-5 genomic DNA contains:
- the topA gene encoding type I DNA topoisomerase has translation MGNSDGLKRLVIVESATKARKIQKYLGDDYIVEASVGHIRDLPRGAADVPAKYKKEPWARLGVNVDSGFTPLYVVSADKKKKVSDLKTKLKQVDELYLATDPDREGEAIAWHLLEVLKPKVPVRRMVFHEITKQSILEAAENTRELDQNLVDAQEGRRILDRLYGYEVSPVLWKKVMPRLSAGRVQSVATRVIVERERERMAFISAEYWDVAATLATLNGGSAAAGDTNNPNQFVATLTSVDGDRVAQGRDFNDRGLLKKNDGVRVVDKQLAETLAADLVGSELTVASVEEKPYTRRPYPPFMTSTLQQEAGRKLHFTSERTMRVAQRLYENGHITYMRTDSTTLSASGIDAARKQALELYGSEYVADAPRQYSRKVKNSQEAHEAIRPAGETFATPGQLAGSLDAEEFKLYELIWQRTVASQMADARGTSMKVTVAGATADHAVEFSATGRTIRFPGFLKAYVEVSALADGRKVADNAEKRLPHLVEGQGLTATEFSADDHSTNPPARYTEASLVKKMEDLGIGRPSTYASIIKTIQDRGYVYSRGNALVPSWVAFAVVGLMEQAFSDLVNYDFTSELEDELDDIAAGNKDRTLWLSGFYFGDDKDHRHKGADAIATHGGLKNIIDVNLESIDARKVNSLHLFDDADGYPIVVRVGRYGPYLERARAGAGENGSDDVQRANIPEAMTPDELDLAAAEKLLAMPQGGRELGLNPDNGRMVVARDGRYGPYVTELVTESEREGVVAKAEEIIAAERAEEDAQRAAEGKRAKNWETKTAAKQKEKRTAEIIEETLKPKTASLFSSMEPSTVTLEEALKLMSLPREVGVDPTDNEVITAQNGRYGPYLKKGSDSRSLANEEQIFTVTLDEARRIYAEPKRRGRAAAKPPLKQLGDNDVSGRPMSVKDGRFGPYVTDGVTNASLRKGDTPETLTDARACELLSERRAKEAAEGGTKKAAKKSSKKTAKKSTKKAAKKTVKRTTKRVVKATRKGK, from the coding sequence ATGGGCAACTCAGATGGCCTCAAGCGCCTCGTAATTGTGGAGTCGGCGACGAAGGCTCGCAAGATCCAGAAGTATCTCGGCGATGACTACATCGTCGAGGCGTCCGTCGGCCACATCCGCGATTTGCCCCGTGGCGCCGCAGACGTGCCCGCGAAGTACAAAAAGGAACCGTGGGCGCGACTCGGCGTCAACGTCGACTCCGGCTTCACCCCGCTCTACGTCGTCTCCGCGGACAAGAAGAAGAAAGTCTCGGACCTCAAGACGAAGCTGAAGCAGGTCGACGAGCTCTACCTCGCAACCGACCCCGACCGCGAGGGCGAGGCCATCGCGTGGCACCTGCTGGAAGTCCTGAAGCCGAAGGTGCCGGTGCGCCGCATGGTGTTCCACGAGATCACCAAGCAGTCCATCCTGGAGGCCGCTGAAAACACCCGTGAGCTGGACCAGAACCTGGTCGACGCTCAGGAGGGGCGCCGCATCCTCGACCGCCTCTACGGCTACGAGGTCTCCCCAGTTCTGTGGAAGAAGGTCATGCCGCGGCTGTCCGCAGGCCGCGTGCAGTCCGTCGCCACCCGCGTCATCGTTGAGCGAGAGCGCGAGCGCATGGCGTTCATCTCCGCAGAGTACTGGGACGTCGCCGCGACGTTGGCGACCCTTAACGGCGGCAGCGCCGCAGCCGGCGACACCAACAACCCGAACCAGTTTGTCGCCACGCTGACCAGCGTCGACGGCGACCGCGTCGCCCAGGGCCGCGACTTCAACGACCGTGGCCTGCTGAAGAAGAACGATGGGGTTCGGGTCGTCGATAAGCAGCTCGCGGAGACCCTCGCGGCGGATCTAGTCGGCAGTGAGCTGACGGTCGCGTCGGTGGAGGAGAAGCCCTACACGCGCCGCCCCTACCCGCCGTTTATGACGTCGACCCTGCAGCAGGAAGCCGGCCGCAAGCTGCACTTCACCTCCGAGCGTACGATGCGCGTGGCGCAGCGCCTGTACGAAAACGGCCACATTACCTACATGCGTACGGACTCCACGACGCTGTCTGCCTCCGGTATCGACGCCGCCCGCAAGCAGGCGCTGGAGCTCTACGGCTCCGAGTACGTCGCCGACGCGCCGCGCCAGTACTCCCGCAAGGTGAAGAACTCGCAGGAGGCTCACGAGGCAATCCGCCCGGCCGGCGAGACCTTCGCCACCCCGGGCCAGCTCGCCGGTTCCCTGGACGCGGAGGAGTTCAAGCTCTATGAGCTGATCTGGCAGCGCACTGTCGCCTCCCAGATGGCCGACGCGCGCGGCACCTCCATGAAGGTCACCGTCGCGGGCGCCACCGCCGACCACGCGGTCGAATTCTCTGCCACCGGCCGCACCATCCGCTTCCCGGGCTTCCTCAAGGCCTACGTTGAGGTCTCTGCGCTTGCCGACGGTCGCAAGGTCGCCGACAATGCCGAGAAGCGCCTGCCGCACCTGGTTGAAGGCCAGGGCCTGACTGCTACCGAGTTCAGCGCTGATGATCACTCCACGAACCCTCCGGCGCGCTACACGGAAGCGTCGCTGGTGAAGAAGATGGAAGACCTGGGCATTGGTCGCCCGTCGACGTACGCGTCGATCATCAAGACGATCCAGGACCGTGGCTACGTGTACTCCCGTGGAAATGCGCTGGTGCCCTCTTGGGTGGCGTTCGCAGTGGTCGGCCTGATGGAGCAGGCGTTTTCGGACCTGGTCAACTACGACTTCACCTCCGAGCTCGAAGACGAGCTCGACGATATCGCCGCCGGCAACAAGGATCGCACACTGTGGCTGTCCGGTTTCTACTTCGGAGATGACAAGGATCACCGCCACAAGGGCGCCGATGCCATTGCGACGCACGGCGGCCTGAAGAACATCATCGACGTGAACCTGGAATCGATCGATGCGCGCAAGGTCAACTCGCTGCACCTCTTCGACGATGCCGACGGTTACCCGATCGTGGTTCGCGTTGGACGCTATGGGCCGTACCTGGAGCGCGCTCGCGCAGGGGCCGGTGAGAACGGTTCGGATGATGTTCAGCGTGCCAACATCCCGGAGGCCATGACCCCCGACGAGCTGGATTTGGCCGCGGCTGAGAAGCTTTTGGCCATGCCTCAGGGAGGCCGTGAGCTGGGACTCAACCCGGACAATGGGCGCATGGTGGTGGCCCGCGATGGCCGCTACGGCCCGTACGTCACCGAGCTGGTCACCGAGTCCGAGCGCGAGGGCGTGGTGGCGAAGGCCGAGGAGATTATCGCCGCCGAGCGCGCCGAGGAGGACGCTCAGCGCGCCGCCGAGGGCAAGCGTGCCAAGAATTGGGAGACCAAGACCGCCGCGAAGCAGAAGGAAAAGCGCACCGCGGAGATCATCGAGGAGACTCTCAAACCGAAGACCGCGTCGCTGTTTTCCTCCATGGAGCCGTCGACGGTCACCCTCGAGGAAGCTCTGAAGCTGATGAGCCTGCCCCGCGAAGTCGGTGTCGATCCGACCGATAACGAGGTCATCACTGCCCAGAACGGCCGCTACGGCCCGTACCTGAAGAAGGGCTCCGATTCCCGCTCCCTAGCGAACGAGGAGCAGATTTTCACGGTCACCCTCGATGAGGCTCGCCGCATCTACGCCGAGCCGAAGCGCCGTGGGCGCGCCGCCGCGAAGCCGCCGTTGAAGCAGCTGGGTGACAACGATGTCTCGGGTCGCCCGATGTCGGTCAAGGACGGTCGCTTCGGCCCGTACGTCACCGACGGCGTCACCAATGCCTCTCTGCGCAAGGGAGATACACCGGAGACGCTTACCGACGCCCGCGCCTGCGAGCTCCTTTCCGAGCGACGGGCCAAGGAGGCCGCCGAGGGCGGTACGAAGAAGGCCGCTAAGAAGTCGTCGAAGAAGACGGCGAAAAAGTCGACTAAGAAGGCAGCGAAGAAGACGGTGAAGCGGACTACGAAGCGCGTGGTCAAGGCCACCCGGAAGGGGAAGTAA